GTGACCCCGACGCTTAGTCGCGTATCAGACCAAGTGAGCGCACCGCGTCGCGCTCCGAGATGAGCTCGGCGACCGATGCGTCGATGCGCTCTCGAGAGATTGCGTCGATCTCGATGTTCGGAACGATCTCCCACTCGCCGCCGCGGGAGATCACGGGGAACGACGAGACGAGCCCCTCGGGAACCCCGTACGACCCGTCGGACACGATGCCGGCCGACGTCCACGCACCGGGCACCATGCCCAGAACCCAGTCACGCACGTGGTCGATGGCGGCGTTCGCCGCGGATGCTGCTGACGATGCGCCTCGCACGTCGATGATCTCGGCACCGCGCTTCGCCACCCGCGGAATGAACTCGTCGCGCACCCACGTGTCCTCGACGAGCTCGGTCGCTGGACGCCCCGCGACCGTGGCATTGCTGAGGTCGGGATGCTGTGTCGCCGAGTGGTTGCCCCAGATCGTGATGCCATCGATGTCGTCGACGGTTGCGCCAGTCTTTTGAGCAAGTTGCGCCACAGCGCGGTTGTGGTCGAGGCGGGTCATGGCTGTGAAGCGCTCGGCGGGAATGCCATCGGCGTGCGCTGCGGCGATCAATGCGTTGGTGTTCGCGGGGTTTCCCACGACGACAGTGCGAATATCGGATGCTGCCCGCTCGCCGATCGCTGCACCCTGTGGTCCGAAGATGCCGCCGTTCGCCTCGAGCAGGTCGGCGCGCTCCATTCCGGCACCGCGCGGTCGCGCTCCGACGAGCATTGCTACGTTCGCGCCATCGAATGCGTGGTGCACGTTGTCGGTGACCTCAATGCTCTCGAGCAGCGGGAATGCACAGTCGTCGAGCTCCATCGCCGTGCCCTCGGCGGCGCGCACAGCCTGAGGAATCTCGAGCAGTCGAAGCTTCACGGGCACATCGTCGCCGAGCATCTGTCCGCTCGCGATGCGGAAGAGCAGCGCGTAGCCG
The Paramicrobacterium chengjingii DNA segment above includes these coding regions:
- a CDS encoding malate dehydrogenase gives rise to the protein MTTNATTITVTGAAGQIGYALLFRIASGQMLGDDVPVKLRLLEIPQAVRAAEGTAMELDDCAFPLLESIEVTDNVHHAFDGANVAMLVGARPRGAGMERADLLEANGGIFGPQGAAIGERAASDIRTVVVGNPANTNALIAAAHADGIPAERFTAMTRLDHNRAVAQLAQKTGATVDDIDGITIWGNHSATQHPDLSNATVAGRPATELVEDTWVRDEFIPRVAKRGAEIIDVRGASSAASAANAAIDHVRDWVLGMVPGAWTSAGIVSDGSYGVPEGLVSSFPVISRGGEWEIVPNIEIDAISRERIDASVAELISERDAVRSLGLIRD